In the Candidatus Neomarinimicrobiota bacterium genome, CCCACCCTGCGCAATAGTGCAATAGAGCGGGAGGAAATGGATTGATGAACTCCCATGAGGATATCTTCAATTTTCTTCCCCTTACCCAGCCACGATAGAACTTCCGTCTCGGCAAAAACGGTACAGGTGGTACTGATTCGGACCGGTTTCTCTGATTTCAGCGCTGTGGGACCCAAGTCATCTATGGGAATATCCAGCGCTACGGAGGCAGCTCCCAGAAAACG is a window encoding:
- a CDS encoding BadF/BadG/BcrA/BcrD ATPase family protein, whose product is RFLGAASVALDIPIDDLGPTALKSEKPVRISTTCTVFAETEVLSWLGKGKKIEDILMGVHQSISSRSIALLRRVGIENEVTFTGGVAKNSGMIEVLNQNMGMGVNVSEDSHYMGAIGAALFAMDHIMTSRMPAGAEA